Below is a window of Leucoraja erinacea ecotype New England chromosome 11, Leri_hhj_1, whole genome shotgun sequence DNA.
agttacccctcgggttcctattaaatttttaagaaggagctgcagatgctggaaaatcgaaggtacacaaaaatgctggagaaactcagcgggtgcagcagcatctatggagcgaaggaaataggcaacgttttgggccgaaacgttgcctatttccttcgctccacagatgctgctgcacccgctgagtttctccagcatttttgtgtacctcctattacattttttccccgcaccttaagcctatgtcctctggctctcaatTCCATCAATAGGGCGCAAGTGAGGTGTGTAagaccaaatcattgggtatttttaaagcagagattgactcgttcttgattagtaaggggattaaaggttacagggagaaggcaggtatggtggaccagactcaatgggccaaatggccgaattctgctcttgTGTGTTatgataacatagaaccaatgggccagcatggacttggtgggctgaagggcccacttACATGCACAATCTTTCACTCAAAAATGTTCAACAGCAGAAATATTGTCCTAGATTTGTAATCTACTTTTCGTAATTGATCATGCCAACTTTACACCTATTCCTTCAAAACTCAGGATCGACGGACATTCCAGATTCCGTGGAAACATGCTGCTCGACATGGATGGAACCTGGAAACTGATGCGTGTCTTTTCAGGAACTGGGCTGTACATACAGGTAGGAAACATTGTCCTTGCATTGACCACATTGTGCGTGGGTGCTTGATGCAGTCCAATAAATAGTTCTAACAGTCTGTGAACCATCGATATTTTGGAATGACAATGtgcaaaaataaataggaatactGGGAAAAAGTCAGCACTTGTTTGGGAAGGGAAACCagttaacatttcgggtcgaagttccttcatcagaactgtttACGGAGGgtgttcgacctgaaacgtttgcTGCGTCCCCTTCTGCTTGATTGGCTAagatagtcatacaacatggaaacaggcccttcggcaccaacttgcccatgccgaccaagatgccccatttacaccagtcccacctgtccatgtttagtccatggataggaaaggttttttaggatatgggccaaacgcggactggatgagtttttccagcattcctGTTTACTTTCTCCAGACAACAGCACTCGTGGTTTTGAATGTTTTCCATGCTAATGTTGCTCGCTTTGCAAGTCAGATCTGATGAAATCACTTCCAGAGATAAAACACATATCGATTATTATCTGTATCAAATATTAACTGTAATGAGGAAGTTGTGTCTACAGTATGTAGGAACAATGAACTGGAGAAACTGGTTAAACAAAATGGCACAaactgctagaataactcagcgggtaaggcaacacctctggagaacatggataggtgacatttcgggtcaggacccttcttctgatgacATACTAGTctatatatttagtttagatatacagcatggaaactggcccaccaagtccactctgaccatccatcacctgttcacactagttttgtgttatcccactttctcatccattcactAATaattttaaagaggccaattaacctacaaagcccatatatctttgggatgcgggaggaaaccggagcaccgtctaCAATATTATGCACTGTCTACAATATTATGCAACCTGATTTCAGATTTTAGTCGCACCATCTGCTTTCTCATGGCATTCTTCGCAAATTAGTTCACATTTGCAAAGCAGACCCTACGATATGTGATAATAATTTAAGATGTTTTCACCTACTGGGTTAACTTCTGCCGTAGAAAAAACACAATATTTCCCACCCTATGTAATAAAAGCAAAGTGTATTCTGAATGGAAAAACTCAGGAATGGCTTTTTCTTGAAATATTCAAGGTCAGGACTTTAAAATAACAATAATGTTTGACTATGATTCCTATGATTaatgatatattaatgttttaaatgtaACTCAAACGCCCATGTACAACAGTTGCCTAAtctcttccattttaattttgtagGGAGATTCAAGCAGGGAATGGACAAACCTGAACCCAAAACATGGAAAGCCAATTTCCGTTGTGCTATGAATTCTTTGCCTGACATAGAGGAAGTGAAGGACAAGAGTGTTAACAAAGGCTCCAGTGCGATTCGAGTCTACAGAATGCTTGTTCTGTCAACCCAAAAAGGTATTTGAAAATTCTGCCTGCTTTTCATTATGATTTGATAGGCAAATCATGCTGATCCTACAGCtcgctctggcagtggaggaggcccaggacagaaaatgaTATGTTCTTTTGTCAAACACAAAGTAGTACTCAATTGGGCAGGCATTggctctggaggacatagaaaggcaacattttgggtcgggatccttcttcagactgattgtggtcagggggtgtgtgggtgtggggggggaggttgataagagtttagcttggtttagtttagagaatttgTGCTGGAAAGGGACAAGCTATATCCTAGTGGACATGGGTGAGGTTGTGGGggttgataggcacatgggtggACAGAGGCTAGAGACAAGAGACTGTTAGATCTGGAGAGATGAATGAAAATTAAACCTAGAGTAATATAGGTGGAAATAAACTATGGGGAAAGGGGGCGGTGGGGTAGTGAAAGGATGCACATtggtatgagggggggggggagaaatcagGGGACACAGGAAATGGGGGGGAGGGTAAGAAAGGGGATGGTATTTCCTAAAATCGGAGAATTTAATGTTGATACCGTTGGGTAGTGAGCTACCCAAGCgtaatacaaggtgctgttcatccagtttgcatgtggcctcactctggcaatggaggaggcccaggacagaaaagtatatcattctttacttttttttgttcCCCACAGAAAAGAGGCCCCGTTTGTGCAAAGAAATAAAAAGCAAGAATAAAAGGGTAAGTACATGAATGATTTCATTCTACAAGCTCACTGTTCTGTTCGCTATCTTTTCCGCCTCATAGAATATTTTcccattgtttttattttaacacTAAAATATCTTCCTCACTTTATTGCAGACAAAGTCAAAGATCAAGGAAGAAGCGCCAGAATCTGCAGCAATAACATTACCAACTGATCACACCACATACACTGCAACAGAGCAATATACTTCACAGGAAATGGTGGCTGACAGCACTGTGTCTATAGAAGGTGAGGCCATGGGGAAAATTGTCTCTTGAGATAGTTTTGTAAAACACCAAAACATTGCATCATTTCAGCAGCTTATAGACTTTTAAAAGAATTGTCTGATACATTCGATTGACCATTAATTTTTATTTAAACGTTCCCAACACATAGTATTGATCAGTGACTTGCGACACtgcatcttgattagtacaggtgttggaggttatggggagaaggcaagagaatggagctaggagagagagatagatcagccatgattgaattatggagtagatttgatgagccTAATagtcttaattctgctcctatcaattatgatctTATAAATATAATTTGACAGTAAATTCTTCAACATGTTAAACTCTTCATCGTGCTGAACCTCTGTCTCCTTCAAAATCTTTTACAGAATTTGTTTCATCAGAATCTCATGCAGCAGTGCATCAACTGTCAGAATGGAATCGGAATGGCATGGGAGAGGAGTGCGAGCCCATTGCCAGGTCTTGTGACTTGTATCAGTTCCAAATCTCTCCTTTACCCTCTCCTACAGGTTAGTATAAGATGTTCAAATCTAGTTAATTTCGTCCTGTACTTATTCGCAACTGTtgagaggtgggactagtgtagatggggcatgttggttggcgtgggcaggtttagccgaagggcccgtttccacgctccaCGACTATAAAAATGGAGCAAGTCAACAATGGACAAGGAcaatttctccccagctgttatcaggcaactgaaccatcctattcaccaactagagagcggtcctgacctcccatctttcTTATTGGAGATCATCAGTCtatcttttattggactttactggacttaatcttgcactaagcatGCAGCATCTTGCACTTAtgaataaacgttattccctttatccagtcttttcactgactgcatTGCGTTCAACGAAAAGCTGTTCTAAACAActagggggggaagaagagtcAAGAGTTAGGTCAGAATTGTTTGTTATGTTACTTGGGCATCTGCAGAATTCATTTGTGCGTACTGAGATGtgttctttttttcttcatagctgACCGCTTCTTGTCGGGAGAGGAATGCACAGTGGTGAGTGTACTCAGATGTTTTTATTGAGGGAATTCTGTATTGTGCATAAGCCAGACTCCATTTAACTCATTGCTATTGCCAATTGATTTAAAAcccaccttttagtttagtttagagatgcagtgaggaaacgggccaatcggcccaccgagtccgcactgaccagcgatccccgcacactagcattatccgacacacactggggataatttacaattttacggggTGATCACGGGTCGTGcggccttgatgggctgaagggcctgtttccatgctatctctaaagtctaaaggaaagtctaaagtaaatagtCTCTATTTACAGGTAAACTCCCTCCCTTTGAAGAATGAATGCTCACTGCATACTCGATTATCCACTACCATCCTGAAAATAAATAGTTTTAGTGACATCTCCCTGCTGTTTCGTGCTGCAACATTCACTTGCTTGCTAGTAGATGGACCAGTAATGTCTGAAGTGTTTGTTCCTTAGTACCTTTTTCCTTCACAATATTCATGAGGCAAGTGAATAAACCCTGTGCTATATTAACTTTGAAATCTTTAGGTGTAAAATATTATCAAAGCTGGCAATGTTTTTCATCAAAATGTGGTATCGTTCACAATGCATGGGCAAAATTAATGCCTTGTCCTTGAATCTCTTCTGTCATAATAGTTATAATTCAGTTGCTTCATTTTTGGCAGgataaagtgaaaataaaaatacattattTAGTGGTTACCATATAAATGTCGTAAATTTTAAATCGTCAAATCAATAAATCATCAATGCATTAATTTTAAATTTCTTAAGCTGTTTGGGAACAGCCCTATCCAAGACCACTAGAAATTATAGAGAGATGTGGGGTTGTAGCTCAGTCCACCAAACATACTAGACTTGCCAGGCATTGACTCCAGCTACACCTCGTGCTGCCTGAGAAAAGCAGCCAACCTGGTCATTCTTTCTTTTCCCTTTTCCCGTCGGGAAGAAgattcagaagcttgaaagcactctgtatcttccccattgctcttccgattgtacttgagtttggcttgattgtatatacgtatggtattatctgattcgACAGAAAAGTatccaaaacaaagcttttcactgtacctcagtacatgtgacaataataaatctaaacctaaagtcAAGGGCCAATATAAAAtttatggaattaaaaaaaaagatcttatctttaaaattaagcaaAAATAAATCACAGAAATTCTTGGGTAGTGAGTTCATAGTGAGTAATGCTGATATTTTCATGaatgtaaatgaaataaaatgagtaAAATATTGACTAAAGTGCTTTATTTTAACTGTAATCTCTTTTTTTGAAAATCCACAGGAATTAGTGCCAGAAAACAGTACGTGGGAGCACAACACCATTGAAGGAAGGGGTTACTATAGCAACGGAATGGGGACCACTCCACTAAATATCGCTGGATGTGACATTAGGACAAGTGAGCAAGAATCCTTGCATCCGCTTTTCGATGATGCAATAGAGTTTATAGGTAAAACGCTATAACATTAATGATCTTCTGCCTTTTAACACTACTCTTTTGCTCGGGTAACCTCTCCAGCCAAATATTAACACCACATTCATTGGCCCCAATGTTCATGAAGGAAAACctgggccccatatttgaggaaggatgtgctggctttggagagagtccagagaaggtttatgagaatgatcttgGGGATGATGATGTTTGGAGCATTTGATGtctctgggcctgtgctcgcttggagtttagaaggatgagggtggggtctcattgaaacctactggataacgaaaggcctggatagagtggacaaaGATAGGATGTTTCCAGCAGTGGGAGGGACGAGGACCATTGGGCTCAGAAAAATAATTCTGTAcgtttagaatggaggtgaggaggaagttctttagcaggagggtggtggatctggaattcattgccacagacgcctgtggaagcaaagacattgggtattgttaaggcagagaacatgtgtcctttagtgtagtttagagatatagcatggaaacagggaccTTTGGTCCATGtcggccattgatcacccgttcacatactCCGTCCATTACCTCCCAATACAAGGTTTGTTGCAGCCTCTGTAtgagtatctgaaggggctgctcctcatgtTTTGGCTGCATTTCAGCCCCACACTCCTGTCGTTTGGGTTCGGGGTACAGTGGCGGGTGGGTTTGGGAGGTGGGATtaccctgtcggtttgctcctgcgCCTGGCCAAGATGTCGACTGCCTGCTCCTCTTCCAGGCCCACGTCCATGCCTTTGTGTCCTTAGAGAGGGAACACACGATGTCCACGGGGATGCCTTCTGTGAATGTTGGTCACcacagtggggagtggggggctcAAGGGCATTGtggatgttcataagttctaggagcagaattaggcggtttggcccatcaagcctactccgccattcaatcatggttgacctaTCTTTCCCATTCAACCCCATTCCCTTGACCGCACCCTGTAAcgcctgacaaccgtactaatcacaaatctatcaatctccttcaaaatatccattgtcggcctagacagccttctgtggcaatgaattccacagattcaccaccgtctgacaaaatcaattcttcctcatctcctttccaaaggtgtgtccttttaatctgaggctatggcctctggtcttggactctcccactattggaaacatcctctccacatccgctctaagGATGACAACATTGCAATTTGATGGCTGGTTGATTGACATCTGCAAACTGCAATGGCAGCTTTGATCTCGCCAGTACTCTGTAACTGTGATTAATTGAATGAAATAGCTCCTTCCCAAGGAAGGAGGAAAAATACAAAGTTTAGTTGACAATGCATTATTTGTCAGAAAATCTAATATTTTGTTCTGTTTTTCCTTTGTAGAATATGACTTCAGGCCACAGTTGGAGATGAGGTCAGGAATGGACCTATTGAATATGATAGATTCAAATTGGCAAACTGGAACTCTTATTGGTTGCATTTGAAGTCAGCGTGTCCTGCCTAGATGAATGGTCACAATGTACATAGACTTTTATTTTACCCCTACTCTCATTGTAATTATTACCAGACTTCCCGTACGTACATCAACAGCCAGCAAAGGAAATCACATTAAACGGACTATGGAAGACTAAAGTGAAATAACAATGACCACTATTCCTCTGGCCAAGGCAAAGAATAATTCACCACACATGGATTCCGTTTGCTGTTCTTGTAATTGGGCAATATctgttttggttttgtttttttttttgcttctgtgTGAAACCAAATGCTTTTACTCATTCAGTTACATCACCTTGAGCTCTGCTTGTACAAGAACATTTATAACGTGGAAAGATTTGCGAGAAAGTTTGCAAGAGAAGATATTTCAGGAAATCTTTAAGACAATGCTGATGGAACAAGACCCAGGAGTATCTGtgaatgcaaggaactgcagatgctggtttaccaagggaagacgcaaagtgctggattaactcagcgggtcaggtccgATCAGCTATCCATGCtcttcaggaatgctgcctgacccgctgggctactccagtattttgtgtcctccCCAATAGTATCTCCTACTGAAGAAGTAAAATGTCAAACAAAAGAGTTTTCTTTCACTATGTACGGATATTATCTTAAATGTTTCTCAACTTAATTGTTCATTTTTTTGAAATCATAAACAAAAACAGTGGATCAAATAGTCAAATTAATTAAAGGGCAGCATTT
It encodes the following:
- the LOC129701813 gene encoding interferon regulatory factor 1-like, with translation MPVARMRMRPWLELQIDSNKIPGLCWINKDRRTFQIPWKHAARHGWNLETDACLFRNWAVHTGRFKQGMDKPEPKTWKANFRCAMNSLPDIEEVKDKSVNKGSSAIRVYRMLVLSTQKEKRPRLCKEIKSKNKRTKSKIKEEAPESAAITLPTDHTTYTATEQYTSQEMVADSTVSIEEFVSSESHAAVHQLSEWNRNGMGEECEPIARSCDLYQFQISPLPSPTADRFLSGEECTVELVPENSTWEHNTIEGRGYYSNGMGTTPLNIAGCDIRTSEQESLHPLFDDAIEFIEYDFRPQLEMRSGMDLLNMIDSNWQTGTLIGCI